A single genomic interval of uncultured Desulfobacter sp. harbors:
- a CDS encoding SEL1-like repeat protein, with amino-acid sequence MNQRKTLVIQNNNLVSLKKASNLLSITNKILKRSNEKLSGFLKSANNGNAEAQYALGYEYYSTQNYKQAAHWYSKAAEQGHAEAQCELGKLHYWGRGVPKDYKQAVHWYSKAAEQGHAEAQCELGELHYWGRVVPKDYKQAAHWYSKAAELGYAQAQLMLGDLYLSGEGVSQDYEQAAHWYSKAAELGHAQSQRMLGALFYLGKGVPQDYKQAVHWYLKAAEQGYAQVQLTLGDLYLSGKGVSQDYKQAAHWYSKAAEQGHAKAQWELGELYDLGKGVPQDYEQAAHRYSKVAEQGYAEAQCELGYLYNFGIGVPKDYKQAVHWYSKAAEQGHAGAQLVLGELYNQGKGVPRNHEQAVHWYSKVAEQGHAGAQLVLGELYNRGRGVPKDYKQAVHWYSKAAERGHAEAQWELGKLHYWGRGVPKDYKQAVHWYSKAAERGHAEAQWELGECSLVLKSTLLGACRA; translated from the coding sequence ATGAATCAACGCAAAACCCTGGTAATTCAAAACAACAACCTGGTATCACTAAAAAAAGCAAGTAACCTTCTTTCAATCACGAATAAAATACTTAAAAGGTCGAATGAAAAATTAAGTGGCTTTTTGAAATCAGCTAACAATGGAAATGCCGAAGCTCAATATGCACTTGGTTATGAGTACTATTCGACTCAAAATTATAAGCAAGCCGCCCATTGGTACTCAAAAGCCGCTGAGCAAGGACATGCTGAAGCTCAATGTGAGCTTGGTAAATTACACTATTGGGGCAGAGGCGTGCCTAAAGATTATAAGCAGGCTGTTCATTGGTACTCAAAAGCTGCTGAGCAAGGACATGCTGAAGCTCAATGTGAGCTTGGTGAATTACACTATTGGGGTCGTGTCGTGCCTAAAGATTATAAGCAGGCTGCTCATTGGTACTCAAAAGCTGCTGAGTTAGGGTATGCTCAAGCTCAACTGATGCTTGGTGATTTATACCTTTCGGGCGAAGGCGTGTCTCAAGATTATGAGCAGGCCGCTCATTGGTACTCAAAAGCTGCTGAGTTAGGGCATGCTCAATCTCAACGGATGCTTGGTGCTTTATTTTATTTGGGCAAAGGCGTGCCTCAAGATTATAAACAGGCTGTTCATTGGTACTTAAAAGCTGCTGAACAAGGGTATGCTCAAGTTCAATTGACGCTTGGTGATTTATACCTTTCGGGCAAAGGCGTGTCTCAAGATTATAAGCAGGCCGCTCATTGGTACTCAAAAGCTGCTGAGCAAGGGCATGCTAAGGCACAATGGGAGCTTGGTGAATTATACGATTTGGGCAAAGGCGTGCCTCAAGATTATGAGCAGGCTGCTCATCGGTACTCAAAAGTCGCTGAGCAAGGGTATGCTGAAGCTCAATGTGAGCTTGGTTATTTATACAATTTTGGCATAGGCGTGCCTAAAGATTATAAGCAGGCTGTTCATTGGTACTCAAAAGCTGCTGAGCAAGGGCATGCTGGTGCTCAATTAGTGCTTGGTGAATTATACAATCAGGGAAAAGGCGTGCCTCGAAATCATGAGCAGGCTGTTCATTGGTACTCAAAAGTTGCTGAGCAAGGGCATGCTGGTGCTCAATTAGTGCTTGGTGAATTATACAATCGGGGCAGAGGCGTGCCTAAAGATTATAAGCAGGCTGTTCATTGGTACTCAAAAGCCGCTGAGCGAGGACATGCTGAAGCTCAATGGGAGCTTGGTAAATTACACTATTGGGGCAGAGGCGTGCCTAAAGATTATAAGCAGGCTGTTCATTGGTACTCAAAAGCCGCTGAGCGAGGACATGCTGAAGCTCAATGGGAGCTTGGTGAATGCTCATTGGTTCTCAAAAGTACACTATTGGGGGCGTGTCGTGCCTAA